One Cygnus atratus isolate AKBS03 ecotype Queensland, Australia chromosome 6, CAtr_DNAZoo_HiC_assembly, whole genome shotgun sequence DNA segment encodes these proteins:
- the CFAP210 gene encoding cilia- and flagella- associated protein 210 isoform X3, whose amino-acid sequence MAAAARPGRPGGRRRRLPPSHSFVQNSVLDGCFLPNGVDLRQVIILPKAEWERMQDNLGSISREAARILAEKKEREEMHLRSKAAVKDWPNTIMGQAQRKIKAKKLHEEKEEEERKLLDLEEAQFQAAKRKEAIDQAKTYLYYQNERVKGLHSALLLTEVLKERDAQIEFKKFKPDVNKKKEEEAEREHKEAILREQEKAHQRYMDRQALRRDQLEQIEEHKRQADLAKLENKREGEEIQRLSRLYELEMQRKMEKEHEEKLERQRLYREHVADQKIIKAAEEQKQMEEDDRIRAHFKAKQRIAKLMKEKEAEMRRLTQERQDKIVTQLASQMSEALKMEDDRLARDIAKKEAEQEKKNKEKEAKTKAAIESIAEHRATVVKMKLEKEIEEKAENEKECHAFMEKNRIYLEGEEAKKQRQRDASMEVQKIQLQQMAEKKAKKEQEKQADLDYDAQREAAFCKEQKFRR is encoded by the exons ATGGCGGCGGCTGCGCGGCCCGGGCGGCCCggagggaggcggcggcggctgcccc CATCACACAGTTTTGTACAAAATAGTGTTCTAGATggatgttttcttccaaatggaGTAGATCTTCGTCAAGTAATTATATTGCCAAAAGCAGAATGGGAAAGGATGCAGGACAATCTTGGCAGCATAAGTAGAGAAGCAGCACGCATccttgctgagaagaaagaaCGTGAAGAAATGCACTTACGCTCCAAAGCGGCTGTAAAAGACTGGCCCAATACCATTATG GGCCAggcacaaaggaaaattaaagccaaaaaattacatgaagaaaaggaagaggaagaaagaaagttaCTTGATTTGGAAGAAGCACAGTTCCAAGCAGCAAAACGGAAGGAAGCTATTGATCAAGCAAAAACTTATCTATACTATCAGAATGAAAGAGTGAAAGGGTTGCAT AGTGCACTGCTACTTACTGAGGTCCTAAAGGAAAGAGATGCtcaaattgaatttaaaaagttCAAGCCAGATGTtaacaaaaagaaggaagaagaagcagAACGTGAGCATAAAGAAGCTATTCTCAGAGAGCAAGAAAAGGCACATCAACGTTATATGGATCGACAGGCACTACGCAGAGATCAGTTGGAACA AATAGAGGAGCACAAGCGTCAGGCAGATCTGGCTaagctagaaaacaaaagagaaggagaagaaatacagagattGAGCCGATTGTACGAAttggaaatgcagagaaaaatggaaaaggaacatgaggaaaaacttgAACGCCAGAGGCTGTATCGT GAGCATGTAGCTGACCAGAAAATAatcaaagcagcagaggaacaaaaacaaatggaagaagaCGATCGGATTAGAGctcatttcaaagcaaagcaaaggattGCCAAGCtgatgaaagagaaggaagctgAAATGCGTAG ACTAACACAGGAACGTCAGGACAAAATTGTCACCCAATTAGCTTCCCAAATGAGTGAAGCATTGAAGATGGAAGATGATCGTCTTGCTAGAGACATTGCAAAAAAAGAAGCcgaacaagaaaaaaagaacaaagagaaagaagcaaaaacaaaggcTGCTATTGAATCTATTGCTGAACACAGAGCCactgtg GTGAAGATGAAACTGGAGAAGGAGatagaggaaaaagcagaaaatgaaaaagaatgcCATGCATTTATGGAGAAGAACCGCATCTACCTGGAAGGGGAAGAAGCCAAGAAACAAAGACAACGTGATGCAAGTATGGAAGTACAGAAGATTCAGCTCCAGCAAATG gcagaaaagaaggcaaaaaaagagcaggaaaaacaagcagacTTGGATTATGATGCTCAGAGAGAGGCTGCTTTTTGTAAAGAGCAAAAATTTAGGAGATAA
- the CFAP210 gene encoding cilia- and flagella- associated protein 210 isoform X4 yields MAAAARPGRPGGRRRRLPPSHSFVQNSVLDGCFLPNGVDLRQVIILPKAEWERMQDNLGSISREAARILAEKKEREEMHLRSKAAVKDWPNTIMGQAQRKIKAKKLHEEKEEEERKLLDLEEAQFQAAKRKEAIDQAKTYLYYQNERVKGLHSALLLTEVLKERDAQIEFKKFKPDVNKKKEEEAEREHKEAILREQEKAHQRYMDRQALRRDQLEQIEEHKRQADLAKLENKREGEEIQRLSRLYELEMQRKMEKEHEEKLERQRLYREHVADQKIIKAAEEQKQMEEDDRIRAHFKAKQRIAKLMKEKEAEMRRLTQERQDKIVTQLASQMSEALKMEDDRLARDIAKKEAEQEKKNKEKEAKTKAAIESIAEHRATVVKMKLEKEIEEKAENEKECHAFMEKNRIYLEGEEAKKQRQRDASMEVQKIQLQQMKYSRQVQKHPLQNKKLATVF; encoded by the exons ATGGCGGCGGCTGCGCGGCCCGGGCGGCCCggagggaggcggcggcggctgcccc CATCACACAGTTTTGTACAAAATAGTGTTCTAGATggatgttttcttccaaatggaGTAGATCTTCGTCAAGTAATTATATTGCCAAAAGCAGAATGGGAAAGGATGCAGGACAATCTTGGCAGCATAAGTAGAGAAGCAGCACGCATccttgctgagaagaaagaaCGTGAAGAAATGCACTTACGCTCCAAAGCGGCTGTAAAAGACTGGCCCAATACCATTATG GGCCAggcacaaaggaaaattaaagccaaaaaattacatgaagaaaaggaagaggaagaaagaaagttaCTTGATTTGGAAGAAGCACAGTTCCAAGCAGCAAAACGGAAGGAAGCTATTGATCAAGCAAAAACTTATCTATACTATCAGAATGAAAGAGTGAAAGGGTTGCAT AGTGCACTGCTACTTACTGAGGTCCTAAAGGAAAGAGATGCtcaaattgaatttaaaaagttCAAGCCAGATGTtaacaaaaagaaggaagaagaagcagAACGTGAGCATAAAGAAGCTATTCTCAGAGAGCAAGAAAAGGCACATCAACGTTATATGGATCGACAGGCACTACGCAGAGATCAGTTGGAACA AATAGAGGAGCACAAGCGTCAGGCAGATCTGGCTaagctagaaaacaaaagagaaggagaagaaatacagagattGAGCCGATTGTACGAAttggaaatgcagagaaaaatggaaaaggaacatgaggaaaaacttgAACGCCAGAGGCTGTATCGT GAGCATGTAGCTGACCAGAAAATAatcaaagcagcagaggaacaaaaacaaatggaagaagaCGATCGGATTAGAGctcatttcaaagcaaagcaaaggattGCCAAGCtgatgaaagagaaggaagctgAAATGCGTAG ACTAACACAGGAACGTCAGGACAAAATTGTCACCCAATTAGCTTCCCAAATGAGTGAAGCATTGAAGATGGAAGATGATCGTCTTGCTAGAGACATTGCAAAAAAAGAAGCcgaacaagaaaaaaagaacaaagagaaagaagcaaaaacaaaggcTGCTATTGAATCTATTGCTGAACACAGAGCCactgtg GTGAAGATGAAACTGGAGAAGGAGatagaggaaaaagcagaaaatgaaaaagaatgcCATGCATTTATGGAGAAGAACCGCATCTACCTGGAAGGGGAAGAAGCCAAGAAACAAAGACAACGTGATGCAAGTATGGAAGTACAGAAGATTCAGCTCCAGCAAATG aaatacagcagaCAAGTACAGAAGCATCCACTACAGAATAAGAAGCTAGCCACGGTCTTCTAA
- the CFAP210 gene encoding cilia- and flagella- associated protein 210 isoform X1, with translation MAAAARPGRPGGRRRRLPPSHSFVQNSVLDGCFLPNGVDLRQVIILPKAEWERMQDNLGSISREAARILAEKKEREEMHLRSKAAVKDWPNTIMGQAQRKIKAKKLHEEKEEEERKLLDLEEAQFQAAKRKEAIDQAKTYLYYQNERVKGLHSALLLTEVLKERDAQIEFKKFKPDVNKKKEEEAEREHKEAILREQEKAHQRYMDRQALRRDQLEQIEEHKRQADLAKLENKREGEEIQRLSRLYELEMQRKMEKEHEEKLERQRLYREHVADQKIIKAAEEQKQMEEDDRIRAHFKAKQRIAKLMKEKEAEMRRLTQERQDKIVTQLASQMSEALKMEDDRLARDIAKKEAEQEKKNKEKEAKTKAAIESIAEHRATVVKMKLEKEIEEKAENEKECHAFMEKNRIYLEGEEAKKQRQRDASMEVQKIQLQQMAEKQAKKQQEKQADLDYNAQKQLIALRREREFQNYAKQVIESESKTTHNLYPLLKASRDIRGLGCGPFFRGSKGINLSFKVQDVAETQLPPCCCTTAQEDKNMK, from the exons ATGGCGGCGGCTGCGCGGCCCGGGCGGCCCggagggaggcggcggcggctgcccc CATCACACAGTTTTGTACAAAATAGTGTTCTAGATggatgttttcttccaaatggaGTAGATCTTCGTCAAGTAATTATATTGCCAAAAGCAGAATGGGAAAGGATGCAGGACAATCTTGGCAGCATAAGTAGAGAAGCAGCACGCATccttgctgagaagaaagaaCGTGAAGAAATGCACTTACGCTCCAAAGCGGCTGTAAAAGACTGGCCCAATACCATTATG GGCCAggcacaaaggaaaattaaagccaaaaaattacatgaagaaaaggaagaggaagaaagaaagttaCTTGATTTGGAAGAAGCACAGTTCCAAGCAGCAAAACGGAAGGAAGCTATTGATCAAGCAAAAACTTATCTATACTATCAGAATGAAAGAGTGAAAGGGTTGCAT AGTGCACTGCTACTTACTGAGGTCCTAAAGGAAAGAGATGCtcaaattgaatttaaaaagttCAAGCCAGATGTtaacaaaaagaaggaagaagaagcagAACGTGAGCATAAAGAAGCTATTCTCAGAGAGCAAGAAAAGGCACATCAACGTTATATGGATCGACAGGCACTACGCAGAGATCAGTTGGAACA AATAGAGGAGCACAAGCGTCAGGCAGATCTGGCTaagctagaaaacaaaagagaaggagaagaaatacagagattGAGCCGATTGTACGAAttggaaatgcagagaaaaatggaaaaggaacatgaggaaaaacttgAACGCCAGAGGCTGTATCGT GAGCATGTAGCTGACCAGAAAATAatcaaagcagcagaggaacaaaaacaaatggaagaagaCGATCGGATTAGAGctcatttcaaagcaaagcaaaggattGCCAAGCtgatgaaagagaaggaagctgAAATGCGTAG ACTAACACAGGAACGTCAGGACAAAATTGTCACCCAATTAGCTTCCCAAATGAGTGAAGCATTGAAGATGGAAGATGATCGTCTTGCTAGAGACATTGCAAAAAAAGAAGCcgaacaagaaaaaaagaacaaagagaaagaagcaaaaacaaaggcTGCTATTGAATCTATTGCTGAACACAGAGCCactgtg GTGAAGATGAAACTGGAGAAGGAGatagaggaaaaagcagaaaatgaaaaagaatgcCATGCATTTATGGAGAAGAACCGCATCTACCTGGAAGGGGAAGAAGCCAAGAAACAAAGACAACGTGATGCAAGTATGGAAGTACAGAAGATTCAGCTCCAGCAAATG gcagaaaagcaagcaaaaaaacagcaggagaaGCAAGCAGACTTGGACTACAATGCTCAGAAACAGCTTATTGCACTTCGTAGGGAGCGTGAATTTCAGAACTATGCCAAGCAAGTTATTGAATCAGAGTCCAAGACTACACATAATCTCTATCCTCTCCTCAAAGCATCCAGAGATATAAGAGGACTTGGATGTGGGCCATTTTTCAGAGGAAGCAAGGGAATAAATCTTAGTTTTAAAGTACAGGATGTTGCTGAGACCCAGTTACCTCCTTGTTGCTGTACTACTGcacaggaagataaaaatatgaaataa
- the PHOSPHO2 gene encoding pyridoxal phosphate phosphatase PHOSPHO2: MKFLLVFDFDHTIVDENSDTWIVKCAPGKKLPNGLRNSYQPGYWTEYMGRVFVYLGDSGVKEEEMKRTMTTIPFTAGMGDLLHFIGENKELFDCIIVSDSNTVFIDWILKAADFHKVFDEVFTNPAAFSSTGYLTVQNFHTHHCPKCPKNLCKRKVLKEFLDKQLERGVSYTQIVYIGDGGNDLCPVMSLKKNDIAMPRHGYTLEKRISQLSQDHSPVECSVLVWSTAVEIVSYLKLLIRE, translated from the coding sequence ATGaaatttctgttggtttttgaCTTCGACCATACGATTGTAGATGAAAATAGTGACACCTGGATTGTGAAGTGTGCTCCTGGGAAGAAGCTTCCTAATGGATTGAGAAACTCCTACCAGCCTGGGTACTGGACAGAATATATGGGCAGAGTCTTTGTCTACTTGGGAGACAGCGGTGTCAAAGAAGAGGAGATGAAAAGGACTATGACAACGATCCCTTTCACTGCGGGAATGGGAgatcttctgcattttattgGCGAGAACAAAGAGCTTTTTGACTGCATAATTGTTTCAGATTCTAATACAGTATTTATTGACTGGATTCTAAAAGCTGCCGACTTCCATAAGGTGTTTGATGAAGTGTTTACAAACCCTGCAGCATTCAGCAGTACTGGCTACCTAACTGTACAGAACTTTCACACTCACCATTGTCCAAAGTGCCCTAAAAACCTTTGcaaaaggaaagttttaaaagaatttctaGATAAACAGTTGGAGCGAGGAGTAAGTTATACACAAATTGTATATATAGGTGATGGCGGGAATGACTTATGTCCGGTAATGTCTCTGAAGAAGAATGACATTGCTATGCCCAGGCATGGGTATACCTTAGAGAAAAGGATTTCTCAGCTCTCCCAAGATCACAGTCCTGTAGAGTGTTCTGTTCTGGTTTGGTCAACTGCTGTTGAAATAGTGTCTTATCTGAAGCTGCTTATAAGGGAATAA